The DNA segment CGTCGATAAATTTTCCCCATCCCGCATGAACTCCCACTTCAACCCCAGAACCGATGAAAAGAAAGGGTCGGGTTGGTTGGGCATACTGTTTGTGCAAGGCCTCAATTCGCTTCGGTGAGACCTCGAAAATCTCGCTGATGGTTTGATACTGGCGACCAGTCACAACCGTATGGTAAAACATTGTTCATCCCACCAAAGGCGAGAACGCAGGAATATCAAGGCCCCCAAGCCTCTGTAAAGGCCTGGGAATCGGCACTCTTTGCCTTTACAACGTTCCCTTCAACGTGGTCGCCGCCTTGAAGGCGACCTTCTTGCCCGCCGGAATCTGAATCCGCTCGCCCGTACGCGGCTTGACCCCGGTGCGCGCGGCCGTCGCCTTCACATTCAGGGTGCCCAAACCGGCCAGGCCCACGCTCCGCCCCGCCTTGACCGCTTCGACGATCCCGTCCAGGGCCGCCACCACGGCCGCCTCGCTCTGCAGCTTCGTCAGGCCCGTGCGCTCGGCCACCAGCGCCACGAGCTGGGTCTTGCCGATCTTCTGGCCCTCGGTGGCCGGGGCATCGGTCGTGGCCGCGCTCTTCGGAGTAGCGGCCTTGGGGGCTTTCGGGGCAACCGTCTTCGCCGACTTTTTCGTCATAGCCCGCAGTGTGTGCGTGTGACAAGCGAATTGCAAGGGTCGGGGCCGACAGATCTCCAGGTCTGAGAGGGGCGCCAACCCTGGGGACTTGACCAGGCGCACCAGCGCCCCCTGAAGGTAGGGCGTGCCGGTCATGGCATGCCCGCCCACCTCTGGGCGCCTCTTGGAGACCCTATGAAATTTTTGCCCCTCGCCGCCCTGCTCCTCCTGAGTTCCTCATCGGCCAGCGCCGCTTTCGAGCAGCGCCTCCTGGCCAGTCCCGAAGTCCAGCTCGCCCAGAAGCTGGGCGTCAACTCGGTGACCTACGCCGGCGGCGTGCTGACCGCCAGTGTGACCCAGCAGCTGAGTGCCCAGCGCGCCGCGCCCCTCACCGTGCAGCAGGTGCAGGCCGCCCTGAAAGCCCAGGGCCTCAGCCCCCAGCTGGCCAGCCGCGTCACCGCCCTGAACACGGTCACCGTGGCGTACAGCGCGCCGCAAGTGGCCAGGTACGCGGGCGCCGTCGAGGATGTCCTGGACGGCCAGACCTGGCCCCACACCATCAGCGCCGACTTCCAGCGCGGCCAAGTCGCGGTCAGTCTCGATGTCAAACATCACGAGGCCTTCAAGAAGCTCCTGGGCAGCCGCGTACCGGCCGCCGCCCTGCGACTCGGCGGCGCGCCGCAGCTGCGCACCCTCTCGGACAACGGCTCCCCCAGCACCAATCAGTACATCCAGGAGCGCGTCCGGCCCTGGGGCGGCGGCGCCCGCATCAACTCCGGCGGCCTGGAATGTTCTGCCGGTTGGTTCGGCGTGAAAAACGGGGAAACCTACCTCGTCACGGCCGCCCACTGCGTCAACCCCAGCCGCACCACCAGCTTTTATCAGTATCTGGCGGGCGACGGTGACCTGATCGGCGCCACCACGAACGTCCACCGCAGTGGCACCGACGCCATTGCCATCCGGCTGACCACCACCAACTACAGCCCTGAGGCCCTGGTGGCGGACGACTGGTCCGGCCGCATCATCAGCCGCGAGAGTCAGAAAGGCGGCGCGCCCGCGCCGAACATGGCGCAGAAGATCAAGCTCAGCGGCGCGACCAGCTACCGGCGCGAGTGGACGTGGTTCGTCGACTTCAACCGCATCGCCGTGCAAAAACAGCGCATTCAAACGGACAGCGGCTTCGTGGTGGACGCGTACACGTCCTGCATTGTGGCCAGCTATGACCAGGCCAAAAACCCACGCAAGCTCAACGGCGCGCCGCAGGGTGGGGACAGTGGCGGGGTGCTGCTGAATGAAGCCAGCCAGGTCATGGGCACGATGACGGCCATCGGCCCCTTCGATCCCACGCGCCCAGCGCGGGACTGGGAAATGGCGTACTGCTTTACCAACTGGGACGACGCCACCCGGCAGACCGGCGTGACCCCCATTAGCAAGTAACGACCGCTCGCGTTTCTGGTCCACCTTCTGGGAGGTGTATGACGACTCGAATTCACCTGCTGACCACGGTATTGAGGGTCCTCAAGGAAGGGCTGGGGCAAGCCGCCCTGTTTGTGCTGATCGTCCTGGCCCTGGTCGGACTCATGGCCCTGGCCTGGGACGGGTCAGCGCCGCTGCGCCCCGTGATGGACCGCATGATCGCGGCGAAAGGGGTGGGCCTGCAGGTCCTGCTCCTCGTCTGTCTTCTGAGGAGCGCCGCGCAGCTCCTGATGCAG comes from the Deinococcus betulae genome and includes:
- a CDS encoding HU family DNA-binding protein, which gives rise to MTKKSAKTVAPKAPKAATPKSAATTDAPATEGQKIGKTQLVALVAERTGLTKLQSEAAVVAALDGIVEAVKAGRSVGLAGLGTLNVKATAARTGVKPRTGERIQIPAGKKVAFKAATTLKGTL
- a CDS encoding S1 family peptidase, yielding MKFLPLAALLLLSSSSASAAFEQRLLASPEVQLAQKLGVNSVTYAGGVLTASVTQQLSAQRAAPLTVQQVQAALKAQGLSPQLASRVTALNTVTVAYSAPQVARYAGAVEDVLDGQTWPHTISADFQRGQVAVSLDVKHHEAFKKLLGSRVPAAALRLGGAPQLRTLSDNGSPSTNQYIQERVRPWGGGARINSGGLECSAGWFGVKNGETYLVTAAHCVNPSRTTSFYQYLAGDGDLIGATTNVHRSGTDAIAIRLTTTNYSPEALVADDWSGRIISRESQKGGAPAPNMAQKIKLSGATSYRREWTWFVDFNRIAVQKQRIQTDSGFVVDAYTSCIVASYDQAKNPRKLNGAPQGGDSGGVLLNEASQVMGTMTAIGPFDPTRPARDWEMAYCFTNWDDATRQTGVTPISK